One Phaseolus vulgaris cultivar G19833 chromosome 2, P. vulgaris v2.0, whole genome shotgun sequence DNA window includes the following coding sequences:
- the LOC137811936 gene encoding kinesin-like protein KIN-14C isoform X1: MASRNQSNKKLGPDEATPNMRRRGIGAEKMEPQGGAASAGRARTPFSVVTNRSDLNTTSDVTEAVDFTKEEVETLLNEKKEKKKGNTYDNNKKNMDQMTVLIKRLKACVRWYKRIEEGHVQEKEKLQSELEASEKKCNDTETEMKNKIDELKETLSDLRMKNSSLEERIVKEESDKLEAINCYGKEKEVRTEAEKVRDEKSAELEKVRDEKSVAEKQATFSQEYNMNLLQYNSRLQSQLETCNEALKRVETEKTTIVESLSNVRCHYKAVQDQLSSLKVSHNELIKQNEDLKKIKDHRDHLLGQVHELTEKVVCHEEYTGKICTHLDKLTIKTNAIEETCSSQKDQIHILQKQLFAEKEKLKNADLSASETRIVFEEQNKIIQKLQDRLADKEFQVVEGEKLRKKLHNTILELKGNIRVFCRVRPLLPDENTGTDTVVSFPTSTEALGRDIELSQSAGQKYNFTFDKVFDQEASQRDVFVEISQLVQSALDGYKVCIFAYGQTGSGKTYTMMGRPDAPDLKGLIPRSLEQIFQTSQSLKDQGWKYTMQASILEIYNETIRDLLSYARKENGASSSKQYTIKHDANGNTHVSDLTIKDVCSADEISSLLQQAAQSRSVGRTQMNEQSSRSHFVFTLRISGKNENTEQQVQGVLNLIDLAGSERLSRSGAMGDRLKETQAINKSLSSLSDVIFALGGKKEEHIPFRNSKLTYLLQPCLGGDSKTLMFVNISPDQSSTSESLCSLRFAARVNACEIGIPRRQTHTSSTRSSESRLSYG, from the exons ATGGCTTCCCGCAATCAGAGTAAT AAAAAGTTAGGCCCCGACGAAGCTACTCCGAACATGCGTCGCAGGGGCATCGGAGCTGAGAAGATGGAGCCACAGGGCGGTGCCGCTTCTGCTGGGAGGGCTAGAACACCGTTTTCCGTTGTCACCAATCGCTCCGATCTTAACACGACGAGTGATGTCACCGAGGCGGTTGATTTCACGAAGGAGGAGGTGGAGACTTTGCTGAAtgaaaagaaggaaaagaagaagggGAATACCTATGATAATAATAAG AAAAATATGGACCAGATGACGGTTCTTATTAAGCGCCTTAAGGCCTGCGTTCGCTGGTATAAAAGGATAGAAGAAGGGCATGTTCAAGAAAAGGAAAAGCTTCAGTCTGAGCTAGAGGCTTCTGAGAAGAAGTGCAATGATACTG AAACTGAGATGAAGAATAAGATTGATGAGTTGAAGGAGACTCTATCTGATTTGAGGATGAAAAATTCTTCTCTGGAAGAGAGAATTGTGAAGGAAGAATCAGATAAATTG GAAGCGATTAATTGTTATGGTAAAGAAAAGGAAGTCAGAACTGAAGCTGAGAAAGTTCGGGATGAGAAATCAGCTGAGCTTGAGAAAGTTCGGGATGAGAAATCAGTTGCTGAGAAGCAG GCCACTTTCTCACAGGAGTATAATATGAACTTACTGCAGTACAATAGTAGACTTCAATCTCAACTTGAAACATGTAACGAGGCCCTTAAACGAGTTGAAACAGAGAAAACAACCATTGTTGAGAGCCTTAGCAATGTAAGATGCCACTATAAGGCAGTGCAGGATCAGTTGTCATCTCTTAAA gtttCACATAACGAGCTTATAAAGCAGAACGAAGActtaaagaaaattaaagatCATCGTGACCATTTATTGGGACAAGTACATGAATTAACCGAAAAAGTAGTATGTCACGAAGAATATACTGGGAAAATATGTACACACTTAGATAAGTTGACGATTAAAACAAATGCTATTGAG GAGACTTGTTCATCTCAAAAAGATCAAATACATATACTGCAGAAGCAGTTGTTTGCggaaaaagaaaagttaaag AATGCTGATCTATCAGCTTCAGAAACAAGAATAGTGTTTGAAGAGCAGAATAAAATTATACAGAAACTACAGGATCGTTTGGCAGATAAAGAATTTCAAGTAGTTGAAGGAGAGAAGCTAAGGAAAAAACTGCATAACACTATTCTG GAACTAAAAGGAAATATTCGTGTTTTCTGCCGTGTACGGCCGCTCCTACCAGATGAGAATACGGGAACAGACACGGTTGTTTCTTTCCCTACGTCAACAGAAGCGCTTGGTCGGGACATTGAATTGTCACAAAGCG CAGGGCAGAAGTACAATTTCACATTTGATAAGGTATTCGATCAGGAAGCTTCTCAGCGTGACGTTTTTGTAGAGATTTCACAGCTGGTACAAAGTGCACTTGATGGCTACAAG GTGTGCATCTTTGCATATGGACAGACGGGTTCAGGTAAAACCTATACTATGATGGGTAGGCCTGATGCGCCAGATCTGAAAGGATTGATACCACGTTCTTTAGAACAGATATTCCAGACTAGCCAGTCTCTAAAAGACCAGGGATGGAAGTACACAATGCAG GCATCAATACTCGAAATATATAATGAGACCATCAGAGATTTGTTATCATATGCACGAAAGGAAAATGGTGCTTCCAGCAGCAAGCAGTACACTATCAAACATGATGCAAATGGAAACACACATGTTTCGGACCTTACCATAAAGGATGTTTGTAGCGCAGATGAGATTTCCTCCCTCTTACAGCAGGCTGCACAAAGCAG GTCAGTgggaagaacacaaatgaatGAACAGTCATCGAGAAGCCACTTTGTCTTTACCTTGCGTATAAGTGGGAAAAATGAG AACACTGAACAACAAGTCCAAGGTGTCTTGAACCTGATTGATCTTGCGGGGAGTGAAAGACTCTCAAGGAGTGGGGCAATGGGAGATCGGTTGAAGGAAACTCAG GCTATCAACAAAAGTCTATCGTCTTTAAGCGATGTCATATTTGCTTTGGGAGGAAAGAAAGAAGAGCATATTCCTTTTAGGAATTCCAAGTTGACGTACCTTCTTCAG CCATGTCTAGGTGGCGACTCCAAAACGTTGATGTTTGTCAACATCTCACCTGATCAATCTTCCACTAGTGAGTCACTATGCTCTCTTCGCTTTGCAGCCAGAGTCAATGCATGTGAAATTGGGATTCCACGGCGTCAAACTCATACTTCATCAACACGCTCCTCAGAATCCCGTTTGAGCTATGGTTAA
- the LOC137811936 gene encoding kinesin-like protein KIN-14C isoform X5: MASRNQSNKKLGPDEATPNMRRRGIGAEKMEPQGGAASAGRARTPFSVVTNRSDLNTTSDVTEAVDFTKEEVETLLNEKKEKKKGNTYDNNKKNMDQMTVLIKRLKACVRWYKRIEEGHVQEKEKLQSELEASEKKCNDTETEMKNKIDELKETLSDLRMKNSSLEERIVKEESDKLEAINCYGKEKEVRTEAEKVRDEKSAELEKVRDEKSVAEKQATFSQEYNMNLLQYNSRLQSQLETCNEALKRVETEKTTIVESLSNVRCHYKAVQDQLSSLKETCSSQKDQIHILQKQLFAEKEKLKNADLSASETRIVFEEQNKIIQKLQDRLADKEFQVVEGEKLRKKLHNTILELKGNIRVFCRVRPLLPDENTGTDTVVSFPTSTEALGRDIELSQSAGQKYNFTFDKVFDQEASQRDVFVEISQLVQSALDGYKVCIFAYGQTGSGKTYTMMGRPDAPDLKGLIPRSLEQIFQTSQSLKDQGWKYTMQASILEIYNETIRDLLSYARKENGASSSKQYTIKHDANGNTHVSDLTIKDVCSADEISSLLQQAAQSRSVGRTQMNEQSSRSHFVFTLRISGKNENTEQQVQGVLNLIDLAGSERLSRSGAMGDRLKETQAINKSLSSLSDVIFALGGKKEEHIPFRNSKLTYLLQPCLGGDSKTLMFVNISPDQSSTSESLCSLRFAARVNACEIGIPRRQTHTSSTRSSESRLSYG; encoded by the exons ATGGCTTCCCGCAATCAGAGTAAT AAAAAGTTAGGCCCCGACGAAGCTACTCCGAACATGCGTCGCAGGGGCATCGGAGCTGAGAAGATGGAGCCACAGGGCGGTGCCGCTTCTGCTGGGAGGGCTAGAACACCGTTTTCCGTTGTCACCAATCGCTCCGATCTTAACACGACGAGTGATGTCACCGAGGCGGTTGATTTCACGAAGGAGGAGGTGGAGACTTTGCTGAAtgaaaagaaggaaaagaagaagggGAATACCTATGATAATAATAAG AAAAATATGGACCAGATGACGGTTCTTATTAAGCGCCTTAAGGCCTGCGTTCGCTGGTATAAAAGGATAGAAGAAGGGCATGTTCAAGAAAAGGAAAAGCTTCAGTCTGAGCTAGAGGCTTCTGAGAAGAAGTGCAATGATACTG AAACTGAGATGAAGAATAAGATTGATGAGTTGAAGGAGACTCTATCTGATTTGAGGATGAAAAATTCTTCTCTGGAAGAGAGAATTGTGAAGGAAGAATCAGATAAATTG GAAGCGATTAATTGTTATGGTAAAGAAAAGGAAGTCAGAACTGAAGCTGAGAAAGTTCGGGATGAGAAATCAGCTGAGCTTGAGAAAGTTCGGGATGAGAAATCAGTTGCTGAGAAGCAG GCCACTTTCTCACAGGAGTATAATATGAACTTACTGCAGTACAATAGTAGACTTCAATCTCAACTTGAAACATGTAACGAGGCCCTTAAACGAGTTGAAACAGAGAAAACAACCATTGTTGAGAGCCTTAGCAATGTAAGATGCCACTATAAGGCAGTGCAGGATCAGTTGTCATCTCTTAAA GAGACTTGTTCATCTCAAAAAGATCAAATACATATACTGCAGAAGCAGTTGTTTGCggaaaaagaaaagttaaag AATGCTGATCTATCAGCTTCAGAAACAAGAATAGTGTTTGAAGAGCAGAATAAAATTATACAGAAACTACAGGATCGTTTGGCAGATAAAGAATTTCAAGTAGTTGAAGGAGAGAAGCTAAGGAAAAAACTGCATAACACTATTCTG GAACTAAAAGGAAATATTCGTGTTTTCTGCCGTGTACGGCCGCTCCTACCAGATGAGAATACGGGAACAGACACGGTTGTTTCTTTCCCTACGTCAACAGAAGCGCTTGGTCGGGACATTGAATTGTCACAAAGCG CAGGGCAGAAGTACAATTTCACATTTGATAAGGTATTCGATCAGGAAGCTTCTCAGCGTGACGTTTTTGTAGAGATTTCACAGCTGGTACAAAGTGCACTTGATGGCTACAAG GTGTGCATCTTTGCATATGGACAGACGGGTTCAGGTAAAACCTATACTATGATGGGTAGGCCTGATGCGCCAGATCTGAAAGGATTGATACCACGTTCTTTAGAACAGATATTCCAGACTAGCCAGTCTCTAAAAGACCAGGGATGGAAGTACACAATGCAG GCATCAATACTCGAAATATATAATGAGACCATCAGAGATTTGTTATCATATGCACGAAAGGAAAATGGTGCTTCCAGCAGCAAGCAGTACACTATCAAACATGATGCAAATGGAAACACACATGTTTCGGACCTTACCATAAAGGATGTTTGTAGCGCAGATGAGATTTCCTCCCTCTTACAGCAGGCTGCACAAAGCAG GTCAGTgggaagaacacaaatgaatGAACAGTCATCGAGAAGCCACTTTGTCTTTACCTTGCGTATAAGTGGGAAAAATGAG AACACTGAACAACAAGTCCAAGGTGTCTTGAACCTGATTGATCTTGCGGGGAGTGAAAGACTCTCAAGGAGTGGGGCAATGGGAGATCGGTTGAAGGAAACTCAG GCTATCAACAAAAGTCTATCGTCTTTAAGCGATGTCATATTTGCTTTGGGAGGAAAGAAAGAAGAGCATATTCCTTTTAGGAATTCCAAGTTGACGTACCTTCTTCAG CCATGTCTAGGTGGCGACTCCAAAACGTTGATGTTTGTCAACATCTCACCTGATCAATCTTCCACTAGTGAGTCACTATGCTCTCTTCGCTTTGCAGCCAGAGTCAATGCATGTGAAATTGGGATTCCACGGCGTCAAACTCATACTTCATCAACACGCTCCTCAGAATCCCGTTTGAGCTATGGTTAA
- the LOC137811936 gene encoding kinesin-like protein KIN-14C isoform X3 has translation MASRNQSNKKLGPDEATPNMRRRGIGAEKMEPQGGAASAGRARTPFSVVTNRSDLNTTSDVTEAVDFTKEEVETLLNEKKEKKKGNTYDNNKKNMDQMTVLIKRLKACVRWYKRIEEGHVQEKEKLQSELEASEKKCNDTETEMKNKIDELKETLSDLRMKNSSLEERIVKEESDKLEAINCYGKEKEVRTEAEKVRDEKSAELEKVRDEKSVAEKQYNSRLQSQLETCNEALKRVETEKTTIVESLSNVRCHYKAVQDQLSSLKVSHNELIKQNEDLKKIKDHRDHLLGQVHELTEKVVCHEEYTGKICTHLDKLTIKTNAIEETCSSQKDQIHILQKQLFAEKEKLKNADLSASETRIVFEEQNKIIQKLQDRLADKEFQVVEGEKLRKKLHNTILELKGNIRVFCRVRPLLPDENTGTDTVVSFPTSTEALGRDIELSQSAGQKYNFTFDKVFDQEASQRDVFVEISQLVQSALDGYKVCIFAYGQTGSGKTYTMMGRPDAPDLKGLIPRSLEQIFQTSQSLKDQGWKYTMQASILEIYNETIRDLLSYARKENGASSSKQYTIKHDANGNTHVSDLTIKDVCSADEISSLLQQAAQSRSVGRTQMNEQSSRSHFVFTLRISGKNENTEQQVQGVLNLIDLAGSERLSRSGAMGDRLKETQAINKSLSSLSDVIFALGGKKEEHIPFRNSKLTYLLQPCLGGDSKTLMFVNISPDQSSTSESLCSLRFAARVNACEIGIPRRQTHTSSTRSSESRLSYG, from the exons ATGGCTTCCCGCAATCAGAGTAAT AAAAAGTTAGGCCCCGACGAAGCTACTCCGAACATGCGTCGCAGGGGCATCGGAGCTGAGAAGATGGAGCCACAGGGCGGTGCCGCTTCTGCTGGGAGGGCTAGAACACCGTTTTCCGTTGTCACCAATCGCTCCGATCTTAACACGACGAGTGATGTCACCGAGGCGGTTGATTTCACGAAGGAGGAGGTGGAGACTTTGCTGAAtgaaaagaaggaaaagaagaagggGAATACCTATGATAATAATAAG AAAAATATGGACCAGATGACGGTTCTTATTAAGCGCCTTAAGGCCTGCGTTCGCTGGTATAAAAGGATAGAAGAAGGGCATGTTCAAGAAAAGGAAAAGCTTCAGTCTGAGCTAGAGGCTTCTGAGAAGAAGTGCAATGATACTG AAACTGAGATGAAGAATAAGATTGATGAGTTGAAGGAGACTCTATCTGATTTGAGGATGAAAAATTCTTCTCTGGAAGAGAGAATTGTGAAGGAAGAATCAGATAAATTG GAAGCGATTAATTGTTATGGTAAAGAAAAGGAAGTCAGAACTGAAGCTGAGAAAGTTCGGGATGAGAAATCAGCTGAGCTTGAGAAAGTTCGGGATGAGAAATCAGTTGCTGAGAAGCAG TACAATAGTAGACTTCAATCTCAACTTGAAACATGTAACGAGGCCCTTAAACGAGTTGAAACAGAGAAAACAACCATTGTTGAGAGCCTTAGCAATGTAAGATGCCACTATAAGGCAGTGCAGGATCAGTTGTCATCTCTTAAA gtttCACATAACGAGCTTATAAAGCAGAACGAAGActtaaagaaaattaaagatCATCGTGACCATTTATTGGGACAAGTACATGAATTAACCGAAAAAGTAGTATGTCACGAAGAATATACTGGGAAAATATGTACACACTTAGATAAGTTGACGATTAAAACAAATGCTATTGAG GAGACTTGTTCATCTCAAAAAGATCAAATACATATACTGCAGAAGCAGTTGTTTGCggaaaaagaaaagttaaag AATGCTGATCTATCAGCTTCAGAAACAAGAATAGTGTTTGAAGAGCAGAATAAAATTATACAGAAACTACAGGATCGTTTGGCAGATAAAGAATTTCAAGTAGTTGAAGGAGAGAAGCTAAGGAAAAAACTGCATAACACTATTCTG GAACTAAAAGGAAATATTCGTGTTTTCTGCCGTGTACGGCCGCTCCTACCAGATGAGAATACGGGAACAGACACGGTTGTTTCTTTCCCTACGTCAACAGAAGCGCTTGGTCGGGACATTGAATTGTCACAAAGCG CAGGGCAGAAGTACAATTTCACATTTGATAAGGTATTCGATCAGGAAGCTTCTCAGCGTGACGTTTTTGTAGAGATTTCACAGCTGGTACAAAGTGCACTTGATGGCTACAAG GTGTGCATCTTTGCATATGGACAGACGGGTTCAGGTAAAACCTATACTATGATGGGTAGGCCTGATGCGCCAGATCTGAAAGGATTGATACCACGTTCTTTAGAACAGATATTCCAGACTAGCCAGTCTCTAAAAGACCAGGGATGGAAGTACACAATGCAG GCATCAATACTCGAAATATATAATGAGACCATCAGAGATTTGTTATCATATGCACGAAAGGAAAATGGTGCTTCCAGCAGCAAGCAGTACACTATCAAACATGATGCAAATGGAAACACACATGTTTCGGACCTTACCATAAAGGATGTTTGTAGCGCAGATGAGATTTCCTCCCTCTTACAGCAGGCTGCACAAAGCAG GTCAGTgggaagaacacaaatgaatGAACAGTCATCGAGAAGCCACTTTGTCTTTACCTTGCGTATAAGTGGGAAAAATGAG AACACTGAACAACAAGTCCAAGGTGTCTTGAACCTGATTGATCTTGCGGGGAGTGAAAGACTCTCAAGGAGTGGGGCAATGGGAGATCGGTTGAAGGAAACTCAG GCTATCAACAAAAGTCTATCGTCTTTAAGCGATGTCATATTTGCTTTGGGAGGAAAGAAAGAAGAGCATATTCCTTTTAGGAATTCCAAGTTGACGTACCTTCTTCAG CCATGTCTAGGTGGCGACTCCAAAACGTTGATGTTTGTCAACATCTCACCTGATCAATCTTCCACTAGTGAGTCACTATGCTCTCTTCGCTTTGCAGCCAGAGTCAATGCATGTGAAATTGGGATTCCACGGCGTCAAACTCATACTTCATCAACACGCTCCTCAGAATCCCGTTTGAGCTATGGTTAA
- the LOC137811936 gene encoding kinesin-like protein KIN-14C isoform X2 — protein MASRNQSNKKLGPDEATPNMRRRGIGAEKMEPQGGAASAGRARTPFSVVTNRSDLNTTSDVTEAVDFTKEEVETLLNEKKEKKKGNTYDNNKKNMDQMTVLIKRLKACVRWYKRIEEGHVQEKEKLQSELEASEKKCNDTETEMKNKIDELKETLSDLRMKNSSLEERIVKEESDKLEAINCYGKEKEVRTEAEKVRDEKSAELEKVRDEKSVAEKQATFSQEYNMNLLQYNSRLQSQLETCNEALKRVETEKTTIVESLSNVRCHYKAVQDQLSSLKVSHNELIKQNEDLKKIKDHRDHLLGQVHELTEKVVCHEEYTGKICTHLDKLTIKTNAIEETCSSQKDQIHILQKQLFAEKEKLKNADLSASETRIVFEEQNKIIQKLQDRLADKEFQVVEGEKLRKKLHNTILELKGNIRVFCRVRPLLPDENTGTDTVVSFPTSTEALGRDIELSQSGQKYNFTFDKVFDQEASQRDVFVEISQLVQSALDGYKVCIFAYGQTGSGKTYTMMGRPDAPDLKGLIPRSLEQIFQTSQSLKDQGWKYTMQASILEIYNETIRDLLSYARKENGASSSKQYTIKHDANGNTHVSDLTIKDVCSADEISSLLQQAAQSRSVGRTQMNEQSSRSHFVFTLRISGKNENTEQQVQGVLNLIDLAGSERLSRSGAMGDRLKETQAINKSLSSLSDVIFALGGKKEEHIPFRNSKLTYLLQPCLGGDSKTLMFVNISPDQSSTSESLCSLRFAARVNACEIGIPRRQTHTSSTRSSESRLSYG, from the exons ATGGCTTCCCGCAATCAGAGTAAT AAAAAGTTAGGCCCCGACGAAGCTACTCCGAACATGCGTCGCAGGGGCATCGGAGCTGAGAAGATGGAGCCACAGGGCGGTGCCGCTTCTGCTGGGAGGGCTAGAACACCGTTTTCCGTTGTCACCAATCGCTCCGATCTTAACACGACGAGTGATGTCACCGAGGCGGTTGATTTCACGAAGGAGGAGGTGGAGACTTTGCTGAAtgaaaagaaggaaaagaagaagggGAATACCTATGATAATAATAAG AAAAATATGGACCAGATGACGGTTCTTATTAAGCGCCTTAAGGCCTGCGTTCGCTGGTATAAAAGGATAGAAGAAGGGCATGTTCAAGAAAAGGAAAAGCTTCAGTCTGAGCTAGAGGCTTCTGAGAAGAAGTGCAATGATACTG AAACTGAGATGAAGAATAAGATTGATGAGTTGAAGGAGACTCTATCTGATTTGAGGATGAAAAATTCTTCTCTGGAAGAGAGAATTGTGAAGGAAGAATCAGATAAATTG GAAGCGATTAATTGTTATGGTAAAGAAAAGGAAGTCAGAACTGAAGCTGAGAAAGTTCGGGATGAGAAATCAGCTGAGCTTGAGAAAGTTCGGGATGAGAAATCAGTTGCTGAGAAGCAG GCCACTTTCTCACAGGAGTATAATATGAACTTACTGCAGTACAATAGTAGACTTCAATCTCAACTTGAAACATGTAACGAGGCCCTTAAACGAGTTGAAACAGAGAAAACAACCATTGTTGAGAGCCTTAGCAATGTAAGATGCCACTATAAGGCAGTGCAGGATCAGTTGTCATCTCTTAAA gtttCACATAACGAGCTTATAAAGCAGAACGAAGActtaaagaaaattaaagatCATCGTGACCATTTATTGGGACAAGTACATGAATTAACCGAAAAAGTAGTATGTCACGAAGAATATACTGGGAAAATATGTACACACTTAGATAAGTTGACGATTAAAACAAATGCTATTGAG GAGACTTGTTCATCTCAAAAAGATCAAATACATATACTGCAGAAGCAGTTGTTTGCggaaaaagaaaagttaaag AATGCTGATCTATCAGCTTCAGAAACAAGAATAGTGTTTGAAGAGCAGAATAAAATTATACAGAAACTACAGGATCGTTTGGCAGATAAAGAATTTCAAGTAGTTGAAGGAGAGAAGCTAAGGAAAAAACTGCATAACACTATTCTG GAACTAAAAGGAAATATTCGTGTTTTCTGCCGTGTACGGCCGCTCCTACCAGATGAGAATACGGGAACAGACACGGTTGTTTCTTTCCCTACGTCAACAGAAGCGCTTGGTCGGGACATTGAATTGTCACAAAGCG GGCAGAAGTACAATTTCACATTTGATAAGGTATTCGATCAGGAAGCTTCTCAGCGTGACGTTTTTGTAGAGATTTCACAGCTGGTACAAAGTGCACTTGATGGCTACAAG GTGTGCATCTTTGCATATGGACAGACGGGTTCAGGTAAAACCTATACTATGATGGGTAGGCCTGATGCGCCAGATCTGAAAGGATTGATACCACGTTCTTTAGAACAGATATTCCAGACTAGCCAGTCTCTAAAAGACCAGGGATGGAAGTACACAATGCAG GCATCAATACTCGAAATATATAATGAGACCATCAGAGATTTGTTATCATATGCACGAAAGGAAAATGGTGCTTCCAGCAGCAAGCAGTACACTATCAAACATGATGCAAATGGAAACACACATGTTTCGGACCTTACCATAAAGGATGTTTGTAGCGCAGATGAGATTTCCTCCCTCTTACAGCAGGCTGCACAAAGCAG GTCAGTgggaagaacacaaatgaatGAACAGTCATCGAGAAGCCACTTTGTCTTTACCTTGCGTATAAGTGGGAAAAATGAG AACACTGAACAACAAGTCCAAGGTGTCTTGAACCTGATTGATCTTGCGGGGAGTGAAAGACTCTCAAGGAGTGGGGCAATGGGAGATCGGTTGAAGGAAACTCAG GCTATCAACAAAAGTCTATCGTCTTTAAGCGATGTCATATTTGCTTTGGGAGGAAAGAAAGAAGAGCATATTCCTTTTAGGAATTCCAAGTTGACGTACCTTCTTCAG CCATGTCTAGGTGGCGACTCCAAAACGTTGATGTTTGTCAACATCTCACCTGATCAATCTTCCACTAGTGAGTCACTATGCTCTCTTCGCTTTGCAGCCAGAGTCAATGCATGTGAAATTGGGATTCCACGGCGTCAAACTCATACTTCATCAACACGCTCCTCAGAATCCCGTTTGAGCTATGGTTAA